Genomic window (Fretibacterium sp. OH1220_COT-178):
AGCAGAGTAGCGTTGTCCTCCCGCCCGGCTCTCAGGGCGTAATCGCGCGCCGTCCTGCCCGACCGACTCGAAAGAGACATCAGTGCGCCATGTTCCAGCAACACCCGAACAAGCTCCGGAGCTCCCTGTGCGGCGGCGGCCATCAGCGGCGTGGCCCCCTCGTCCCCGTGGAAAGTAAAACTTTCGTTGACATCGGCCCCGGCATCCAATAAGCGGCGGACCTTCTCCGGGGAAGGATATGGAGAAGCAACCGCCGAGATCAAGGGACCGCATCCCTGCGCATTCTTCAGGCGGACGTCCGCACCATGGGACAGGAGAGCCTCCAGTTGACGAATCGAAGCCGCCCCACGGACCACAGCATCAAGGGGGCGCTCCCCCTGCACGAGGCCATTGGGGTCCGCTCCCAGCTCGAGGAGGAGGTCCGTAACCTCTGTAAAAGGAGCCCCCTTCCGGAGTGAAAGGACGAGGGGCGTTTCGCCATCCGGCGCCGGAGCATCGACCTCGGCCCCGGCCGCCACAAGAAGGCGGAGGATCTCGAGATGCATGGAAAGGGGAGCATCCAGTCCCGCACGAACCGTACAGTACAGAGGCAAAAGGCCGTATTCGTCCGGAATGTTCGGATCAATGCCCCCCGCAAGGGAGCTTCGAACCGCCGCCACATCGCCCAAGGCACAGGACAGGGTAAGTGAGGCCGCGTCGGAAGAAAACGGGGAAAA
Coding sequences:
- a CDS encoding ankyrin repeat domain-containing protein, producing the protein MRSRLPLFIVFLLLFSPFSSDAASLTLSCALGDVAAVRSSLAGGIDPNIPDEYGLLPLYCTVRAGLDAPLSMHLEILRLLVAAGAEVDAPAPDGETPLVLSLRKGAPFTEVTDLLLELGADPNGLVQGERPLDAVVRGAASIRQLEALLSHGADVRLKNAQGCGPLISAVASPYPSPEKVRRLLDAGADVNESFTFHGDEGATPLMAAAAQGAPELVRVLLEHGALMSLSSRSGRTARDYALRAGREDNATLLR